A single genomic interval of Stieleria maiorica harbors:
- a CDS encoding serine/threonine protein kinase: protein MTSPGIQHDFLDPPKDSEDHLGTLGHYRVLRELGKGGMGYVFLAEDTRLKREVALKVMNKKIASTPGSRKRFISEARAMAAVHHDNVATIFEVGEHKGTPFMAMELLQGATLENYQQRHGKPDYHQIIAYARDIARGLDAAHRQGIVHRDIKPANIWLDTKTNRIKILDFGLALASTPVDQLSGRGAVVGTPGYLSPEQARSEPLDDRSDLYSAGVVLYEMATGKLPLKSKTVAEQLIAILAHAPKPLIERNREIPQPLADLIHRLMAKEPRDRYASAADLEKALDEVEVECEKKSEVAQAISQLQLGLEQAVSKKNLGGSDGGDWGISEEAPPNPFETLPDVLPAATPLAGDVGSSGAHPAVAVPQAAPGQGSMGSGTFAAAKSQRKPAPEPAAASNSKIIWITVGVVAVLLLVLIPTIVYISDSSAIARQQQEEAVYVAAAPAANPTPSSSSNTPRQAPRPKPPEQQSGTPKQPTPPAQPPSPPATKVDAKEVKGVGGPGYKWLLSHTKNNGSFEQGDPASGPLRLQGWTAALSGKDGGWNRNPNARNEEAKTYAYAGPNSELVLVSDAFDYKTKAGDAFRISVNTGGQGPGETAYRVVLGFNDKSGPPIRYQLAEFSSNENWTGGKQKKSIFEYTVDAAVEGKSPYVEFVISNKASKRKRGMLDRVVVTVRNQPNVATTPSSPPPGEKPSLATPAEKPSPDPAMAKSSPTDPPSPTETAPKPAPPPESPSLRIVALKTSDDNGADATVKRGGGFNDPQGEKPVLYVQTRSGIQVQHIYARFWIQTLRADQGGAQAGNRNRGGNNKLDPLPVETAELSLTLAGTKRDPDASIRVYGFSDPISDVWPENRIVWGNSLSEKGLEKLPLLAEQKVGRNNDKLLISSDALAKFVAQAGHRSVTLILTGSVGDELVTFASREDESSEPPTLILGLRQ, encoded by the coding sequence ATGACGTCGCCCGGCATCCAACACGACTTTCTGGATCCGCCGAAAGATTCGGAGGACCATCTCGGTACGCTCGGCCATTACCGCGTGCTCCGCGAGCTCGGCAAAGGGGGCATGGGATACGTGTTCCTGGCCGAAGACACGCGGCTGAAACGCGAAGTCGCCTTGAAGGTGATGAACAAGAAAATCGCCAGCACGCCGGGCAGCCGAAAACGCTTCATCAGCGAAGCCCGAGCGATGGCGGCGGTGCACCACGACAACGTCGCGACCATCTTTGAAGTCGGCGAGCACAAGGGCACGCCCTTCATGGCGATGGAATTGCTGCAAGGGGCGACGCTGGAGAATTACCAGCAGCGCCACGGCAAACCCGATTACCACCAGATCATCGCCTATGCCCGCGACATCGCGCGCGGATTGGACGCGGCGCACCGACAGGGAATCGTCCACCGCGACATCAAACCGGCCAACATCTGGCTGGACACCAAAACCAACCGCATCAAGATTCTGGACTTCGGGCTGGCGCTCGCCTCCACCCCTGTCGACCAACTGTCCGGTCGGGGCGCGGTCGTCGGCACGCCCGGCTATCTGTCGCCCGAACAGGCGCGGAGCGAACCGCTGGACGACCGCAGCGATTTGTACTCCGCCGGCGTCGTGTTGTACGAAATGGCGACCGGGAAATTGCCGTTGAAATCCAAGACGGTCGCCGAACAGTTGATCGCGATCTTGGCCCATGCCCCCAAGCCGCTGATCGAACGCAACCGCGAGATCCCCCAGCCACTGGCCGACCTGATCCATCGGCTGATGGCCAAAGAGCCGCGCGATCGCTACGCCAGCGCCGCGGACTTGGAAAAAGCGCTCGACGAAGTGGAAGTCGAGTGCGAAAAGAAATCCGAGGTGGCCCAGGCGATCAGCCAATTGCAACTGGGACTGGAACAAGCGGTCAGCAAAAAGAACCTCGGCGGATCCGACGGCGGCGATTGGGGCATTTCCGAAGAAGCACCGCCCAACCCGTTTGAAACCTTGCCCGATGTCCTGCCGGCCGCGACCCCGCTGGCCGGCGATGTGGGATCTTCGGGTGCCCACCCTGCCGTCGCCGTGCCGCAGGCCGCACCGGGGCAGGGATCGATGGGATCAGGCACGTTTGCCGCCGCCAAATCGCAACGGAAACCCGCCCCCGAACCCGCCGCCGCATCCAATTCCAAAATCATCTGGATCACCGTCGGCGTCGTCGCCGTGCTGCTGTTGGTGCTGATCCCGACGATCGTCTACATCAGCGATTCCAGCGCGATCGCACGCCAGCAACAAGAAGAAGCGGTCTATGTCGCTGCGGCACCGGCGGCGAACCCGACGCCATCGAGTTCGTCCAACACGCCCCGACAAGCCCCGCGTCCCAAGCCCCCCGAACAACAATCCGGCACGCCGAAGCAGCCCACCCCGCCAGCGCAGCCCCCTTCGCCGCCGGCCACCAAAGTCGACGCGAAAGAAGTCAAGGGCGTCGGCGGACCCGGATATAAATGGCTGCTCAGCCACACCAAGAACAACGGCTCGTTTGAACAGGGCGATCCGGCATCCGGCCCCTTGAGACTCCAGGGCTGGACGGCCGCGCTTTCGGGCAAGGACGGCGGCTGGAACCGAAATCCCAACGCGCGGAACGAGGAAGCGAAGACCTATGCGTATGCCGGTCCCAACAGCGAACTGGTCTTGGTCAGCGACGCGTTTGATTACAAGACCAAGGCCGGCGACGCGTTCCGGATCAGCGTCAACACCGGCGGACAAGGACCGGGCGAGACCGCCTACCGTGTCGTGTTGGGTTTCAACGACAAGTCGGGACCGCCGATCCGTTATCAGCTGGCCGAGTTTTCCAGCAACGAGAACTGGACCGGCGGTAAACAGAAAAAATCGATCTTCGAATACACCGTCGACGCGGCCGTCGAGGGAAAGTCGCCCTACGTCGAATTCGTGATCTCCAACAAAGCTTCAAAACGCAAACGTGGCATGCTGGATCGCGTTGTCGTGACCGTCCGCAACCAGCCCAACGTGGCAACAACTCCGTCCAGTCCGCCGCCAGGGGAGAAACCGTCGCTTGCCACTCCGGCCGAGAAACCGAGCCCCGATCCCGCGATGGCGAAGTCCAGCCCGACAGATCCGCCGAGCCCAACAGAGACTGCCCCCAAACCGGCCCCACCACCAGAATCACCGTCGCTCCGCATCGTCGCGCTCAAGACCTCCGACGACAACGGCGCCGACGCCACGGTGAAACGCGGCGGAGGATTCAATGATCCCCAAGGCGAGAAACCGGTCCTGTACGTTCAGACCCGAAGCGGCATCCAAGTTCAACACATCTATGCCAGGTTCTGGATCCAGACGTTGCGAGCCGATCAAGGCGGGGCTCAAGCGGGAAATCGCAACCGCGGAGGCAATAACAAACTGGACCCGCTGCCGGTCGAGACTGCGGAGTTGAGCCTGACGCTTGCCGGGACCAAGCGTGATCCCGATGCATCGATCCGTGTGTACGGTTTCAGCGATCCGATCAGCGATGTGTGGCCGGAAAACCGGATCGTCTGGG